Sequence from the Halobaculum rubrum genome:
CCTCGCCCCCGGTCCGTCCGTCGCTGTCGTCGGTCATGGCGGTCGTTACTCGCCCGGCGGCTTAGGCGCCACGTTCGGCGTTCGGCTCGATGACACGGAGAGCAGTGAATCCGACGCACGAGACTCAGTTCGGTGCCATTCCGGCGATCCTGCGACCCGACGATCGATCGAGCGCGCGACGGTATCGGTAGCAATTGCCGTCAAGCTTATGTGTGTTAACACCCACCACAATATATAGCCTCGGTCCGACCACGGGACGGAGGCAACGACCCCCACTGGCCGCCCTCACGACGAGTTCTGTTGGAGACGCAGCCCACGCCGGTTCCCCACGCGGTCGTGTGGCACGAGCGGACACGACGGTCCGGCGGCGCTCGGATCGGTGTCAGCCGGCGGAGCGGGCGTCGGCGCCGACACCGGGTGCCTGCGAGCGGGACCGTCGCGGTCGTCCCCGCACACGTGGCCCCACACATGAGTGAACAGACCGACAACGCGAACGACCGAACGGCGGGGGAGGTATCGAGAACACACACGCTCGAGGAGCTCAGCCGGCAGTACAAGCGGTCGGTTCCCGCGGACCTCCGGGAGGCGAACCCCTTCGAGTGGTATCTCCGGGAGGTCACGGCGGACCCCCTGATCGCGCGCAACGCCCACCAGCGCGTCGCCGACATGTTCGACCACTACGGTACGCGCTACGACGAGGACGCGGGCGTCGTGGAGTACCTGCTCGCCTCGGAAGACCCGATCCACGACGGCGAGAACACCTTCTACGGGCGGGAGGTCCACGAATCGATCCACGAGTTCGTCAACAAGGTGAAATCGGGAGCGCGCGGGCTCGGGCCCGAAAAGCGGATCAAGCTGCTGTTGGGTCCGGTCGGGTCGGGGAAGAGCCACTTCGACTGGCTCGTCCGGCGCTACTTCGAGGACTACACCCGCAGCGACGAGGGGCGGATGTACACGTTCCGCTGGACCGACCTCTGTTCGGTGATCGAGGACCAGGACCCCGCCGACGACACCGTCCGCTCGGCGATGAATCAGGACCCGATCGTGTTGCTTCCTCAAGAACAGCGCGATGGAGTGATCGACGAGCTGAACGGGGCGCTCGACGCGCCGTACACGATCCGCAACGAGCAGAGCCTCGACCCAGCGTCGGGCTTCTACATGGACGAGTTGCTCGCGCACTACGAGGACGACCTGCAGGCGGTGTTGGAGAACCACATCGAGGTGGTCCGGCTCGTCGCCGACGAGAACCAGCGCCGGGCCATCGAGACGTTCGAGCCGAAGGACAAGAAGAACCAAGACGAGACGGAGCTCACCGGCGACGTGAACTACTCGAAGCTCGCGGTGTACGGCGAGAACGACCCGCGAGCGTTCGACTACGCGGGGGCGTTCTGTAACGCCAACCGGGGCATCTTCTCGGGAGAGGAGCTGTTGAAGCTCCAGCGGGAGTTCCTCTACGACTTCCTGCACGCCAGCCAAGAGCAGACGATCAAGCCGCGCAACAACCCGCGGATCGACATCGACCAGGTGATCGTCGGCCGGACGAACATGCCCGAGTACCGGGACAAGAAGGGCGACGAGAAGATGGAGGCGTTCAACGATCGCACCAAGCGGATCGACTACCCGTACGTCCTGGAGTACGAACAGGAGTCGGAGATCTACCGGAAGATGCTCCGCAACGCCGACGTGCCCGACATCCACATCGAGCCGCACGCCATGGAGATGGCCGGCCTCTTCGGCGTGCTCACCCGTCTCGAGGAGCCGACCGACGAGTCCGTCTCGCTCGTGCAGAAGGCGAAGGCGTACAACGGCGAGATCGACGAGACCGACGAGATCGACGAGCGCAAGCTCAGGGAGAACGGCGACCGCGCGGCCGACATCGCCGAGGGAATGGAGGGGGTCTCTGCACGGTTCATCGGCGACGAGATCGCCGAGGCGATCATGGACTCCCGGCACAGGGATCGGGGGTACCTGTCGCCGCTGGCGGTGTTCAAACACTTCGAGCACAACCTCGAGAACCACGGCTCGATCCCCGAGGAAAAGCTCGACACGTACCACCGCTATCTCGAACTCGTCCGCGAGGAGTACAAAGAGCGGGCCATCGAGGACGTGCGCCACGCGCTCGCGTACGACGTCGACGAGATCCGCCGCCAGGGCGAGAAGTACATGGACCACGTGATGGCGTACATCGACGACACGACCGTCGAGGACGACCTCACCGGCCGCGAGCAGGAGCCCGACGAGACGTTCCTCCGGTCGGTCGAGGAGAAGCTGGAGATCCCCGGCGACCGCAAGGACGACTTCCGCCAGGAGGTCGCGAACTGGGTGAGTCGCCGCGCCCGCGAGGGGTCGAGCTTCGACCCGCAGGAGAACGACCGGCTCCGGCGTGCTCTCGAGCGGAAGCTGTGGGAGGACAAGAAACACAACATCAACTTCTCCGCGCTGGTGTCGGCCGGGGAGCTCGACGACGACGAGCGCGCCGCGTGGGTCGACGCCCTGACAGAGCAGGGGTACTCCGACGAGGGCGCCCGCGAGGTGCTGGAGTTCGCCGGCGCGGAGGTCGCCAAAAGCGAGCTCGAGGACTGAGATGTCCGAGATGACCGAGTCGACGGAGTACCTCGCGCGGGCCGACGAGGCGCTCGACGGCGCCTACGAGCCGCCGCGCTCGCTCGCGGAGTTCGTCGATCTGGCGTTCGAGCGACCCGGGGTCGCCAGCCACGCGGCCAGATACGTCCTCTCGGCGATCGAGTCGATGGGCACCCGAACCGTCGTCGAGGAGGGCCTCGAGCGCGAGCGCTATCGCTTCTTCGACGACCCCGCCAACGACGGCGAGCACGCCGTCCTCGGCAACACGAGCGTGCTCAACGCGTTCGTCGACGACCTCCGCACCGTCGCCTCGGGGCGGGGGAAAGAGGAGAAGATCCACTGGTTCGACGGCCCGACGGCGACCGGCAAGTCCGAGCTGAAGCGCTGTCTCATCAACGGCCTGCGCGCGTACTCGAAAACGGAGGCGGGGCGCCGCTACACCGTCGAGTGGAACATCGCCGCACGCGACGAGGACCGGAGCCTCAGCTACGCCGCCGGCGACGACGCCGACGACGACTGGTACGAGTCGCCGGTGCAGGCGAACCCGCTGTCGGTGTTCCCCGCGGCAGTTCGGGCGGACCTCGTGGACGCGCTCAACGCCGTCCACGACGACCACATCCCGATCCGTGTCGACTCCGATCTCGACCCGTTCAGCCGCGAGGCGTTCGAGATCCTCGAGGAGCGCTACCGTAGAGCCGGCCGTCGCGACCTGTTCTCGGCGGTGACCGATCGCCGACACCTTCGCGTGAAGAACTACGTCGTCGACGTCGGCAGGGGGATCGGCGTCCTCCACGCCGAGGACGACGGCTCGCCGAAGGAGCGCCTCGTCGGCTCGTGGATGCCCGGGATGCTCCGGGAACTGAACGCCCGCGGGCGCAAGGACCCCCGCGCGTTCAGCTACGACGGCGTCCTCTCGCAGGGCAACGGCCTGCTCACGGTCGTCGAGGACGCCAGCCAGCACGCCGACCTGCTCCGGAAGCTGCTGAACGTGCCCGACGAGAAGCGGGTGAAGCTCGACAAAAGCATCGGGATGGACCTGGACACCCAACTGGTCGTCATCTCCAACCCCGACCTGGACGCCGAGTTGGAGCAGTTCGCCGACCGCAACGACCGCGACCCGCTGAAGGCGCTCAAACGCCGACTCGACCGCCACGAGTTCCGCTATCTCACGAGCGTCTCGCTGGAGACGGAGCTGATCCACCGCGAGCTGACCGACGAGACGGCGGTCTGGGCCGACGAGATCGACGCCGCCGACCCCGAGGCGGCCCACGACCGGCTGCGCGAGCGGATGGCCGCGCCGCTGTCGGTTCGGATGCGCGACGACCGCGGTCGCCTCCGCACGCGCGAACTCGCGCCCCACGCGCTGGAGGCGGCCGCGATGTACGCGGTCGTCACCCGGCTGGACGCCGAGAACCTGCCCACCTCGATCGGCCTGATCGACAAGGCGCTGCTGTTCGACCGCGGCGTCGTCCGCGACGGCGACGAGCGCGTCGACGCCGACGAGTACGAGTTCGACGGCGACGACGGCGCCCACGGCATCCCCGTCACCTACACGCGGGACACGATCGCGGACCTGCTCCACGGCGAGACGGACCGCGCACACCCCGACCTCCCGGTCGAGGACGTGATCACTCCCGAGGACGTCCTCCACGCGATGGCCGAGGGGCT
This genomic interval carries:
- a CDS encoding PrkA family serine protein kinase; translated protein: MSEQTDNANDRTAGEVSRTHTLEELSRQYKRSVPADLREANPFEWYLREVTADPLIARNAHQRVADMFDHYGTRYDEDAGVVEYLLASEDPIHDGENTFYGREVHESIHEFVNKVKSGARGLGPEKRIKLLLGPVGSGKSHFDWLVRRYFEDYTRSDEGRMYTFRWTDLCSVIEDQDPADDTVRSAMNQDPIVLLPQEQRDGVIDELNGALDAPYTIRNEQSLDPASGFYMDELLAHYEDDLQAVLENHIEVVRLVADENQRRAIETFEPKDKKNQDETELTGDVNYSKLAVYGENDPRAFDYAGAFCNANRGIFSGEELLKLQREFLYDFLHASQEQTIKPRNNPRIDIDQVIVGRTNMPEYRDKKGDEKMEAFNDRTKRIDYPYVLEYEQESEIYRKMLRNADVPDIHIEPHAMEMAGLFGVLTRLEEPTDESVSLVQKAKAYNGEIDETDEIDERKLRENGDRAADIAEGMEGVSARFIGDEIAEAIMDSRHRDRGYLSPLAVFKHFEHNLENHGSIPEEKLDTYHRYLELVREEYKERAIEDVRHALAYDVDEIRRQGEKYMDHVMAYIDDTTVEDDLTGREQEPDETFLRSVEEKLEIPGDRKDDFRQEVANWVSRRAREGSSFDPQENDRLRRALERKLWEDKKHNINFSALVSAGELDDDERAAWVDALTEQGYSDEGAREVLEFAGAEVAKSELED
- a CDS encoding PrkA family serine protein kinase; its protein translation is MTESTEYLARADEALDGAYEPPRSLAEFVDLAFERPGVASHAARYVLSAIESMGTRTVVEEGLERERYRFFDDPANDGEHAVLGNTSVLNAFVDDLRTVASGRGKEEKIHWFDGPTATGKSELKRCLINGLRAYSKTEAGRRYTVEWNIAARDEDRSLSYAAGDDADDDWYESPVQANPLSVFPAAVRADLVDALNAVHDDHIPIRVDSDLDPFSREAFEILEERYRRAGRRDLFSAVTDRRHLRVKNYVVDVGRGIGVLHAEDDGSPKERLVGSWMPGMLRELNARGRKDPRAFSYDGVLSQGNGLLTVVEDASQHADLLRKLLNVPDEKRVKLDKSIGMDLDTQLVVISNPDLDAELEQFADRNDRDPLKALKRRLDRHEFRYLTSVSLETELIHRELTDETAVWADEIDAADPEAAHDRLRERMAAPLSVRMRDDRGRLRTRELAPHALEAAAMYAVVTRLDAENLPTSIGLIDKALLFDRGVVRDGDERVDADEYEFDGDDGAHGIPVTYTRDTIADLLHGETDRAHPDLPVEDVITPEDVLHAMAEGLATAPVFSRAEIAEYEGRLATVKEYAFELQEADVLDAVLSDKGVDEATVEEYVEHVFAWDADEQVETDRGAVDPDPLLLKVFETEHLGRFDADDYAGNEPSEAVEVFRRETVITALNRYAWEHRDEDFSVADVDLSTVPVIRAVLEAHSWEDVRRIYDDLDPAQWDDPPANTETARVKAATIDHMTSEQGYSEASAELATRHVMREVKGRWD